From Actinomyces slackii, a single genomic window includes:
- a CDS encoding ATP-binding protein, whose translation MSRRPAAPADPTAAQHRLARVQVHNWGTFGGYHDLPVPRRGLVLTGPSGSGKSSLLDALAAVLVPAKNLRFNAAAQDSGGSDRARTVLSYVRGAYRRSPDPATGEISTDYLRQGATRSGIALTFASAEPAERLTLVRLFHAKASGAAGDAISQALILAEGDLDLDELMPYVASGIDRRAIRRDLGERLRLFDKYDAFAASFRRRLGLASEVAQRLLHRTQAAKSLTSLDTLLRDFMLDTPATFDQANAAVEQFSELRDAHASVVTAREQEQVLGPLADHDRTITEARAEQKRTSALAAAVEHHAQRLRLERLEVERDKAAQAAAALSAEVRRAALAEDEARAAHRDLAVARQGAGGAELGEATARLESAEHDLARAQDQRRSLAAALAVLEAEVPDDDAAFDELVQALGREETRIDQDLKALSEAEAALVVELERLRSRLAELRADAEQVTATGSAMPRPLLEARRLIAEAIGQPSSVLPFAGEVLRIVEGEENWRAAIEAVASGFARHLLVPDHLYRQVAQAVDSHRLGARLSYDRMLPVTAPSGVPADAVARKIEPVPGAGGARAGIGDGLADWLNAELLRRFDHRCVEDAGALVGIERGVTRAGQVKSSRTAHVKDDRRDLADPRTWTIGVDARDRLEQIAQEVSELRARQEAAEARRDELTGRAVALRSRRDACLRARETRWQDVDVTSAAARMEALRRRCERLREDTPELAELEARLEAAAQVEDEARENHVALRSRLAESEHLRDTRAQEAEALRERLEREEGESQTAPSDTPSLTEELNARFHAHGRHLGLDELAGVASAVTRELSREREAAVRRETQAVGAVERAMTQYAERWPVARGQMLPRIDYLPDHLDRLEELRRDDLPRHERRFAELLASQTRQNVGQLANEVRRAASQVRARIGPVNDALAAAEYSPGRHLRIEVAERRLPVVTDFLADLAAISTGTLDLAEETREEAEARFDRLRRVMTRLASSDPRDATWRTQVLDTRLHVSFTAVERDETGRPVNYYEGASGLSGGQRQKLVVFCLAAALRYQLTEADAAVPGYALVVLDEAFDKTDVAFTRAGLDVFAGFGFQLLLATPMKMLQTLEEHVGGAAMVTNNEEGSDSRLSLVLFEEIDGGSVPAGASGVSGVPKAAEAAEAAEVAGAPGVDAEAGPGPAAPGDGAAETGAAEGGEHHAADNPEVPDGDPDEPDLFSAMEE comes from the coding sequence GTGAGCCGCCGCCCCGCCGCCCCCGCGGACCCCACCGCCGCTCAGCACCGCCTGGCCCGGGTCCAGGTCCACAACTGGGGCACCTTCGGCGGCTACCACGACCTGCCCGTGCCCCGCCGCGGCCTGGTGCTCACCGGCCCGTCGGGATCGGGCAAGTCCTCCCTCCTGGACGCCCTGGCGGCCGTGCTCGTGCCCGCCAAGAACCTGCGCTTCAACGCCGCCGCCCAGGACTCCGGTGGCAGCGACCGCGCCCGCACCGTGCTCAGCTACGTGCGCGGCGCCTACCGCCGCAGCCCCGACCCCGCGACCGGCGAGATCTCCACCGACTACCTGCGGCAGGGCGCCACCCGCTCCGGGATCGCACTGACCTTCGCCAGCGCGGAGCCCGCCGAGCGCCTGACCCTCGTGCGACTCTTCCACGCCAAGGCCTCCGGCGCCGCCGGGGACGCCATCTCCCAGGCCCTCATCCTGGCCGAGGGCGACCTCGACCTGGACGAGCTCATGCCCTACGTGGCCAGTGGCATCGACCGGCGCGCCATCCGCCGTGACCTGGGGGAGCGCCTGCGCCTGTTCGACAAGTACGATGCCTTCGCCGCCTCCTTCCGCAGGCGCCTGGGCCTGGCCAGTGAGGTCGCCCAGCGGCTCCTGCACCGCACCCAGGCCGCCAAGTCCCTGACCAGCCTGGACACGCTCCTGCGTGACTTCATGCTGGACACCCCTGCCACTTTTGACCAGGCGAACGCCGCCGTCGAGCAGTTCTCCGAGCTGCGCGACGCCCACGCCTCAGTCGTCACCGCCCGCGAGCAGGAGCAGGTCCTGGGGCCGCTGGCGGACCATGACCGGACCATCACCGAGGCCCGCGCCGAGCAGAAGCGCACCAGTGCGCTCGCGGCCGCCGTCGAGCACCACGCGCAGCGCCTGCGCCTGGAGCGCCTGGAAGTCGAGCGGGACAAGGCCGCCCAGGCCGCCGCGGCCCTGAGCGCTGAGGTGCGCCGGGCGGCCCTGGCGGAGGATGAGGCCCGCGCCGCCCATCGGGACCTGGCCGTGGCGCGGCAGGGGGCCGGCGGCGCGGAGCTCGGGGAGGCCACCGCCCGCCTGGAGTCCGCCGAGCATGACCTGGCCCGAGCCCAGGACCAGCGCCGCTCCCTCGCGGCGGCCCTGGCGGTTCTTGAGGCTGAGGTTCCCGATGACGACGCCGCCTTTGACGAGCTCGTCCAGGCGCTGGGACGCGAGGAGACTCGGATCGACCAGGACCTGAAGGCTCTGAGTGAGGCTGAGGCCGCCCTGGTCGTCGAGCTCGAGCGCCTGCGGAGCCGGCTTGCCGAGCTGCGCGCCGACGCCGAGCAGGTGACCGCCACCGGCTCAGCCATGCCCCGTCCGCTGCTGGAGGCCCGCCGCCTCATCGCCGAGGCGATCGGCCAGCCGAGCTCCGTGCTGCCCTTCGCCGGGGAGGTCCTGCGCATCGTGGAGGGCGAGGAGAACTGGCGCGCCGCCATCGAGGCCGTGGCCTCCGGCTTCGCCCGGCACCTGCTCGTGCCCGACCACCTCTACCGGCAGGTCGCCCAGGCGGTCGACTCCCACCGGTTGGGGGCGCGACTGTCCTACGACCGGATGCTGCCGGTTACCGCGCCCTCGGGGGTGCCTGCCGACGCCGTGGCCCGCAAGATCGAGCCGGTGCCGGGCGCAGGAGGAGCGCGCGCCGGCATCGGGGACGGGCTCGCCGACTGGCTCAACGCCGAGCTGCTGCGCCGCTTCGACCACCGGTGCGTTGAGGATGCCGGCGCCCTGGTCGGCATCGAGCGGGGCGTGACCCGCGCCGGCCAGGTCAAGAGCTCGCGCACCGCCCACGTCAAGGACGACCGCCGAGATCTTGCCGACCCGCGCACCTGGACGATCGGCGTGGACGCGCGCGACCGGCTGGAGCAGATCGCCCAGGAGGTCTCCGAGTTGCGCGCCCGCCAGGAGGCCGCTGAGGCCCGGCGCGATGAGCTCACTGGGCGGGCCGTCGCCCTGCGCTCCCGGCGCGATGCCTGCCTGCGCGCACGCGAGACCCGATGGCAGGACGTGGATGTCACCAGTGCCGCGGCCCGCATGGAGGCGCTGCGTCGCCGCTGCGAGCGCCTGCGTGAGGACACCCCGGAGCTCGCCGAGCTCGAGGCCCGCCTGGAGGCCGCCGCTCAGGTGGAGGACGAGGCTCGCGAGAACCATGTGGCCCTGCGCTCGCGCCTCGCGGAGAGCGAGCACCTGCGCGACACCCGCGCCCAGGAGGCCGAGGCCCTGCGCGAGCGGCTGGAGCGCGAGGAGGGCGAGAGCCAGACGGCGCCGTCGGACACGCCGTCGCTGACCGAGGAGCTCAACGCCCGCTTCCACGCCCACGGCCGCCACCTGGGCCTCGACGAGCTGGCGGGCGTGGCCAGTGCCGTCACCCGGGAGCTCTCGCGCGAGCGCGAGGCCGCCGTGCGCCGTGAGACCCAGGCAGTGGGCGCCGTCGAGCGGGCCATGACCCAGTACGCCGAGCGGTGGCCGGTCGCCCGCGGCCAGATGCTGCCGCGCATCGACTATCTTCCCGACCACCTCGATCGCCTGGAGGAGCTGCGCCGCGACGACCTGCCCCGCCACGAGCGGCGCTTCGCCGAGTTGCTGGCCTCCCAGACGCGCCAGAACGTCGGGCAGCTCGCCAACGAGGTGCGCCGGGCCGCCAGCCAGGTGCGCGCCAGGATCGGACCGGTCAACGATGCGCTGGCGGCAGCGGAGTACTCGCCGGGGCGCCACCTGCGCATCGAGGTCGCCGAGCGGCGCCTGCCCGTGGTCACCGACTTCCTGGCGGATCTGGCGGCCATCTCGACTGGCACCCTGGATCTGGCCGAGGAGACTCGCGAGGAGGCGGAGGCCCGCTTCGATCGGCTGCGCCGCGTCATGACGCGACTGGCCTCCTCCGACCCGCGCGATGCCACCTGGCGCACTCAGGTGCTTGACACCCGCCTGCACGTGTCCTTCACCGCCGTGGAGCGCGATGAGACCGGCAGGCCCGTCAACTACTACGAGGGGGCCTCGGGGCTCTCGGGCGGTCAGCGGCAGAAGCTCGTCGTGTTCTGCCTGGCGGCGGCTCTGCGCTACCAGTTGACCGAGGCCGACGCGGCCGTGCCCGGCTACGCCCTGGTGGTCCTCGATGAGGCCTTCGACAAGACCGACGTCGCCTTCACGCGCGCCGGCCTGGACGTGTTCGCCGGATTCGGCTTCCAGCTGCTCCTGGCCACGCCCATGAAGATGCTCCAGACCCTGGAGGAGCATGTGGGCGGCGCGGCCATGGTGACGAACAACGAGGAGGGCTCGGACTCGCGGCTCTCGCTTGTGCTCTTCGAGGAGATCGATGGCGGTTCTGTGCCCGCAGGGGCCTCGGGCGTCTCCGGGGTCCCTAAGGCTGCTGAGGCTGCCGAGGCTGCTGAGGTCGCCGGGGCTCCCGGGGTTGATGCCGAGGCCGGGCCGGGTCCGGCAGCGCCAGGAGACGGTGCGGCTGAGACCGGTGCCGCGGAGGGCGGCGAGCATCATGCGGCGGATAACCCCGAGGTGCCCGATGGTGATCCCGACGAGCCCGACCTGTTCAGCGCCATGGAGGAATGA
- a CDS encoding DUF3322 domain-containing protein, producing the protein MRTPADLAARAAVRYRRGFAAWAVDPAAAQAADVVLALAPPTQSAALADAEAVATWMASWRRWEQQGLGTVERQERRWPSLGIQQVPVRVQVVGAEAIARTAGRSEHWALVRERGAYLLAELADVGASASGAVAPASTAGEDLAQAVAAVIGEVADYPDDDVERLAAAVRWLAKHPASGLYLRQLPIAGLDTKWLEQHRRVVARLLASVRGVPREGLDLGLRRVEAVLRLRVLDQELAVGGLEDVSVPVGQAGRLWPGRRLDVVIVENLATFLALEPRGGAVAVWGAGKAVVSALTEIAWVRGARRLVYWGDLDADGLAIFGALAQRLRGEEPSAQCVDLTPVLMDAATLRRYRPLAVADPGAEGNHDRAVPAGLGEGERQAWQMVVGQGVRLEQERIPWPEAQAAVEAAFR; encoded by the coding sequence ATGCGCACCCCCGCCGACCTCGCCGCCCGCGCAGCTGTCCGCTACCGGCGCGGTTTCGCCGCCTGGGCCGTCGACCCGGCTGCGGCCCAGGCGGCCGACGTCGTGCTGGCTCTCGCGCCACCCACGCAGAGCGCTGCACTAGCGGATGCGGAGGCAGTGGCCACGTGGATGGCCTCGTGGAGGCGGTGGGAGCAGCAGGGCCTGGGGACCGTTGAGCGCCAGGAACGGCGGTGGCCGAGCCTGGGGATCCAGCAGGTGCCCGTGCGTGTGCAGGTGGTCGGTGCGGAGGCGATTGCGCGCACTGCCGGGCGCAGTGAGCACTGGGCGCTCGTGCGCGAGCGGGGTGCGTACCTGCTCGCCGAGCTGGCGGATGTGGGGGCGAGCGCGAGTGGGGCCGTGGCCCCGGCGAGCACAGCCGGCGAGGACCTGGCGCAGGCGGTGGCCGCGGTGATCGGTGAGGTTGCCGACTACCCCGATGACGATGTCGAGCGCCTGGCGGCGGCCGTGCGCTGGTTGGCCAAGCATCCGGCGTCGGGCCTCTACCTGCGCCAACTGCCGATCGCCGGGCTCGACACGAAGTGGTTGGAGCAGCACCGGCGAGTGGTGGCGCGGCTGCTGGCATCGGTGCGGGGCGTGCCCCGCGAGGGGCTCGACCTGGGGCTGCGCCGGGTGGAGGCGGTGCTGCGGCTGCGGGTGCTCGACCAGGAGCTCGCCGTCGGCGGCCTGGAGGATGTGAGTGTCCCGGTGGGGCAGGCGGGGAGGCTGTGGCCGGGGCGACGGCTTGACGTCGTCATTGTGGAGAACCTGGCAACCTTCCTGGCTCTGGAACCGCGCGGCGGAGCAGTGGCTGTGTGGGGCGCCGGCAAGGCGGTCGTGAGCGCACTGACTGAGATCGCGTGGGTGCGGGGCGCGCGGCGCCTGGTCTACTGGGGTGATCTGGATGCTGACGGCCTGGCGATCTTCGGGGCGCTCGCGCAGCGCCTGAGGGGCGAGGAGCCGAGTGCTCAGTGCGTGGACCTCACGCCTGTGCTCATGGATGCGGCGACGCTGCGGCGATACCGGCCACTGGCGGTGGCCGACCCCGGGGCTGAGGGCAACCACGATCGCGCGGTGCCTGCCGGTCTCGGTGAGGGCGAGCGCCAGGCGTGGCAGATGGTGGTCGGCCAGGGCGTGCGCCTGGAGCAGGAGCGCATCCCCTGGCCCGAGGCGCAGGCCGCTGTGGAGGCCGCCTTCCGGTGA
- a CDS encoding methylated-DNA--[protein]-cysteine S-methyltransferase: protein MTQTQESPEGAGELAVATVPTPDGPFAVIAGSHVLASGWTEDPGDLLGLIHPSLRPEDLRGSAGPAPAGAEPQGLAQALAALEAYYDGDLEAPSRVPVLQRSGPFRERAWEVLRGVGPGRVVTYADYAALCGSPRAVRAAAGACAFNAAALFVPCHRVARSDGSLGGFRYGLAVKESLLEREAGGGRDPDGRAGG from the coding sequence ATGACTCAGACCCAGGAATCCCCGGAGGGTGCGGGGGAGCTGGCCGTTGCCACGGTCCCCACCCCCGATGGCCCCTTCGCGGTCATCGCGGGCAGCCATGTGCTGGCCTCGGGGTGGACTGAGGATCCGGGCGACCTGCTCGGGCTCATCCACCCCTCGCTGCGCCCCGAGGACCTGAGGGGGTCGGCCGGGCCAGCGCCTGCCGGTGCCGAGCCCCAGGGGCTGGCCCAGGCGCTGGCCGCCCTCGAGGCCTACTATGACGGCGACCTGGAGGCTCCCTCGCGGGTGCCGGTTCTTCAGCGCTCGGGGCCTTTCCGTGAGCGGGCCTGGGAGGTGCTGCGCGGTGTTGGGCCGGGGCGCGTGGTGACCTACGCCGACTACGCCGCCCTGTGCGGCAGCCCCCGGGCGGTGCGGGCCGCGGCCGGTGCCTGCGCCTTCAACGCGGCGGCTCTCTTCGTCCCCTGCCATCGCGTGGCTCGCAGTGACGGCTCGCTGGGGGGCTTCCGCTATGGGCTGGCGGTCAAGGAGAGCCTCCTGGAGCGCGAGGCCGGGGGTGGCCGAGACCCTGATGGACGAGCGGGCGGGTGA
- a CDS encoding ribbon-helix-helix domain-containing protein, producing the protein MSEHLLHGKPVSDEQVQAWADEAEAGYDLADLPAPRRGRPPVGEGPGTVVPVRLDQETIAALTRRANKEGLATRSDAIRAAVREWAHRA; encoded by the coding sequence GTGAGTGAGCATCTCCTGCACGGGAAACCGGTGAGCGACGAGCAGGTCCAAGCCTGGGCCGACGAGGCCGAGGCCGGCTACGACCTGGCCGACTTGCCTGCGCCGCGCCGAGGCCGCCCGCCGGTGGGAGAAGGGCCGGGCACGGTGGTGCCCGTACGACTGGATCAGGAGACTATCGCCGCACTGACCAGGCGGGCGAACAAGGAAGGACTGGCCACGCGCTCGGACGCGATCCGCGCCGCTGTGCGCGAGTGGGCGCATCGTGCGTGA
- a CDS encoding MGMT family protein, producing MNVHDQSPSAEPTCRAGAHDAGKCAAGQGRSLLGPAALFVPCHCVARSDGSLGGFRYGLAVKESLLEREAEGGRGPDGRAGG from the coding sequence ATGAATGTGCACGACCAGTCCCCATCTGCTGAGCCGACCTGCCGAGCAGGCGCCCATGACGCCGGGAAGTGCGCTGCGGGCCAGGGGAGGAGTTTGCTTGGCCCGGCGGCTCTCTTCGTCCCCTGCCATTGCGTGGCTCGCAGTGACGGCTCGCTGGGGGGCTTCCGCTATGGGCTGGCGGTCAAGGAGAGCCTCCTGGAGCGCGAGGCCGAGGGCGGCCGAGGCCCTGATGGACGAGCAGGCGGGTGA
- a CDS encoding Fic family protein produces the protein MKTPVPPPARLDELVGKLSAERLLAVLSAPNPDLDSDYHPWEWHFRHEPPTDVTREEWWVAVRLRRAQNARPTPFLMTDGTRLTYNLPDPLLRLVDDVSARARGQIELPEPVVNAATRDRYLVRSLMEEAITSSQLEGASTSRVRAKQMLREDRSPRNRSERMILNNYRVMQWITEIKDEPLTPALITQIHRVVTEGTLDDPDDAGRLQGPGEARVRIYGTEGDEQVLHIPPAAEELPERMERLCAFANAADSAGDALQSSGPYVPPLIRAITLHFMMGYDHYFIDGNGRTARAVFYWAMLRQGFFLTEFLSISRLLHRAPAQYARSFLLTERDEGDLTHFLLAQARVVARAIDDLDEYLKRKTGQMSRASRSLRGLGLNHRQIALIDSFLRDPAASTTVETHRATHGVVAQTARTDLQDLEARGLLASAKQGRRMIWFPAEDLAQRVGPEHGV, from the coding sequence ATGAAGACCCCAGTCCCGCCGCCGGCCAGGCTGGATGAGTTAGTCGGCAAACTGAGTGCGGAGCGTCTGCTCGCAGTCCTGAGCGCCCCGAATCCGGATCTCGACTCCGACTACCACCCCTGGGAGTGGCACTTCCGGCATGAGCCGCCCACCGACGTCACTCGCGAGGAGTGGTGGGTGGCGGTGCGCCTGCGTCGGGCCCAGAACGCGCGCCCCACCCCATTCCTCATGACTGATGGCACGCGGCTCACCTACAACCTGCCCGACCCGCTCCTGCGTCTGGTCGATGACGTCTCGGCGCGAGCTCGAGGCCAGATCGAACTGCCCGAGCCAGTGGTCAACGCAGCCACCCGGGACCGCTACCTCGTGCGCTCCCTCATGGAGGAGGCCATCACCTCCTCCCAGTTGGAGGGCGCCTCCACCTCCCGCGTGCGGGCCAAGCAGATGCTGCGTGAGGACCGGTCCCCGCGCAACCGCAGCGAGCGCATGATTCTCAACAATTATCGTGTCATGCAGTGGATCACTGAGATCAAGGATGAGCCCCTGACCCCTGCGCTCATCACCCAGATCCACCGCGTCGTCACCGAGGGGACCCTTGACGATCCTGATGACGCCGGGCGTCTCCAGGGTCCCGGCGAGGCCAGGGTGCGCATCTACGGCACTGAGGGTGATGAGCAGGTGCTCCACATCCCGCCTGCAGCCGAGGAGTTGCCCGAGCGGATGGAGCGGCTGTGCGCATTCGCCAACGCTGCCGACAGCGCCGGCGACGCCTTGCAGTCGTCAGGTCCCTATGTGCCACCGCTCATTCGGGCCATCACCCTGCACTTCATGATGGGCTACGACCACTACTTCATCGATGGCAACGGGCGCACGGCACGCGCCGTCTTCTACTGGGCGATGCTGCGCCAGGGCTTCTTCCTCACCGAGTTCCTCTCCATCTCGCGCCTGCTGCACCGCGCGCCCGCGCAGTACGCTCGCAGCTTCCTGCTGACCGAGAGGGACGAAGGAGACCTCACGCACTTCCTCCTCGCCCAGGCGCGGGTGGTCGCCCGGGCGATCGACGACCTCGATGAGTACCTGAAGCGCAAGACCGGCCAGATGAGCCGGGCCTCACGCTCCCTGCGCGGCCTCGGCCTCAATCACCGTCAGATCGCCCTCATCGACTCCTTCCTGCGGGACCCGGCCGCCAGCACCACGGTGGAGACCCATCGCGCCACGCACGGCGTGGTGGCGCAGACGGCGCGCACCGACCTGCAGGACCTGGAGGCCCGCGGGCTCCTGGCCTCCGCCAAGCAGGGGCGCCGCATGATCTGGTTCCCCGCCGAGGACCTTGCCCAGCGAGTGGGCCCTGAACACGGCGTATGA
- a CDS encoding alpha-amylase family protein has product MSAAAIVPEPLYDVVFHALDPLEASERDVFLTRVERWYPDLIDGLTTLYGQAAPDAATTLIERAAHAYAERDHELRRLDLARTLDPAWAQDPGRIGYAAYTERFAGTLRGVEDRIDYLRELGVTYLHLMPLLTPRPGDSDGGYAVADYRSIREDLGDMEDLSHLTGELRDAGISLVVDLVLNHVAAEHEWAVRARAGEQRYRDYFLIFPDRTEPDAYEATLPEIFPDFAPGNFTWNEELDGWVWTTFNSFQWDINWRNPRVMEEYAGIILELANRGVEVLRLDAIAFTIKRKGTDCQGQPEVHAITEALRALTRIACPAVDLKAEAIVAPTELLQYLGQGKYTGKVSDLAYHNSLMVQVWSMLATRDTRLAVEALQSLPVEPASATWITYLRCHDDIGWAIDDGDAAAVGLSGFDHRAFLADWYSGEYPTSDARGLVFQHNPATGDRRIAGTAASLIGLEAAAEAWEGVTDDTPEFRAEELWTWREERIHALRMAHAILYGWGGIPVIWSGDELAQPNDPNWDAEPGHEADCRWAGRPRLDGARAENRADRATVEGRVFTDLARMARVRAGLPQLEASVRTRVQDVDDPGVLVTHRDHPRGSFVGVYNVTPQWRSVSARTLAELGVMGATDVLTDTVPFGSSSLEGAGDGRVPVPPYAAWWLVRSTD; this is encoded by the coding sequence ATGAGCGCCGCCGCCATCGTCCCCGAGCCCCTTTACGACGTCGTCTTCCACGCCCTGGACCCTTTGGAGGCCAGCGAGCGAGACGTCTTCCTCACCCGCGTCGAGCGCTGGTACCCCGACCTCATCGACGGCCTGACCACCCTGTACGGCCAGGCCGCGCCCGACGCCGCCACAACGCTCATCGAGCGGGCCGCCCACGCCTACGCCGAGCGCGACCACGAGCTGCGGCGCCTCGACCTGGCCCGGACCCTCGACCCCGCCTGGGCGCAGGACCCCGGCCGGATCGGCTACGCCGCCTACACCGAGCGCTTCGCCGGCACCCTGCGCGGCGTGGAGGACCGCATCGACTACCTGCGCGAGCTGGGGGTGACCTACCTGCACCTCATGCCGCTGCTGACCCCCAGGCCCGGGGACTCCGACGGCGGCTACGCCGTGGCCGACTACCGCTCCATCCGCGAGGACCTGGGGGACATGGAGGACCTGTCCCACCTGACCGGCGAGCTGCGCGATGCCGGCATCTCCCTGGTGGTCGACCTGGTCCTCAACCATGTGGCGGCCGAGCACGAGTGGGCGGTGCGCGCCCGCGCCGGCGAGCAGCGCTACCGCGACTACTTCCTCATCTTCCCCGACCGCACTGAGCCCGACGCCTACGAGGCCACCCTGCCCGAGATCTTCCCGGACTTCGCCCCGGGCAACTTCACCTGGAATGAGGAGCTCGACGGTTGGGTGTGGACCACCTTCAACTCCTTCCAGTGGGACATCAACTGGCGCAACCCGCGCGTCATGGAGGAGTACGCCGGCATCATCCTGGAGTTGGCCAACCGCGGCGTCGAGGTGCTGCGCCTGGATGCCATCGCCTTCACCATCAAGCGCAAGGGCACTGACTGCCAGGGCCAGCCTGAGGTCCACGCCATCACCGAGGCCCTGCGGGCCCTGACCCGCATCGCCTGCCCGGCCGTTGATCTCAAGGCCGAGGCGATCGTGGCCCCCACCGAGCTGCTGCAGTACCTGGGGCAGGGCAAGTACACCGGCAAGGTCTCGGATCTGGCCTACCACAACTCCCTCATGGTTCAGGTCTGGTCCATGCTCGCCACCCGGGACACGCGCCTGGCCGTCGAGGCGCTCCAGAGCCTGCCGGTGGAGCCCGCCTCCGCCACCTGGATCACCTACCTGCGCTGTCACGACGACATCGGCTGGGCGATCGACGACGGCGACGCGGCCGCCGTGGGCCTGTCCGGATTCGATCACCGGGCCTTCCTGGCCGACTGGTACTCGGGCGAGTACCCCACCTCCGATGCCCGGGGCCTGGTCTTCCAGCACAACCCGGCCACCGGGGATCGGCGCATCGCGGGAACCGCGGCCTCCCTCATCGGGCTGGAGGCTGCGGCCGAGGCCTGGGAGGGCGTCACCGATGACACCCCCGAGTTCCGGGCCGAGGAGCTGTGGACCTGGCGCGAGGAGCGGATTCACGCCCTGCGCATGGCGCATGCCATCCTCTACGGCTGGGGCGGGATTCCTGTCATCTGGAGCGGGGATGAGCTCGCCCAGCCCAATGACCCCAACTGGGATGCCGAGCCGGGGCATGAGGCAGACTGCCGGTGGGCCGGGCGACCCCGGCTCGATGGCGCCCGAGCGGAGAACCGCGCCGATCGTGCCACCGTGGAGGGTCGGGTCTTCACCGACCTGGCGCGCATGGCGCGGGTCCGCGCCGGCCTGCCCCAGTTGGAGGCGAGCGTGCGCACCCGGGTTCAGGATGTTGATGACCCTGGTGTGCTGGTCACTCACCGTGATCACCCGCGGGGCAGTTTCGTGGGGGTGTACAACGTGACTCCGCAGTGGCGCTCGGTCTCGGCCCGGACCCTGGCCGAGCTGGGCGTCATGGGGGCCACCGATGTTCTGACCGATACGGTTCCCTTCGGCTCATCCTCCCTGGAGGGTGCCGGGGATGGTCGCGTGCCCGTGCCGCCCTACGCGGCCTGGTGGCTGGTGCGCTCAACGGACTGA
- a CDS encoding ATP-binding protein — MTYMPRILDPLIREALDSSGAVVLRGARATGKTESALQVAATVLRLDSSSPRARLAQSSPETALEGETPRLLDEWQLVPGLWNEVRHAVDRRRAPGQFILTGSASPDEDPLRHSGAGRMQSLLLRTMTLYETGHSTGEVSLARLMSGREPELAESGVELAGVVERLVVGGWPGWFDVNERRARARMESYIQDIVEHEYATVAGGRRDPRRFRAYLVALAGLVSQGASQAAIVRRMQEEYSGALGPAAPAVLHDLAERLFLVEDQPAWSPRLRSASAAAQAPTRHLADPSLAAALMGAGSRRLLTDPETLGFLFESQVVHDLRVYAQSVGARGVFHFRDTKGRDEIDAVIEGADGSWLGVEVKLGQARVDEAAANLLRVAGKIERPPSGLCVVIPVGVAHMRPDGVSVVPLSVLGP; from the coding sequence ATGACGTACATGCCGAGGATCCTCGATCCGCTCATCCGGGAGGCGCTGGACTCCAGCGGGGCTGTGGTGCTGCGCGGGGCCCGCGCCACCGGCAAGACGGAATCGGCGCTGCAGGTGGCGGCCACCGTGCTGAGACTCGACTCGTCCTCGCCGCGGGCCCGCCTCGCGCAGTCCTCGCCGGAGACGGCGCTGGAGGGTGAGACGCCGCGTCTCCTGGACGAGTGGCAGCTCGTGCCGGGGCTGTGGAACGAGGTGCGTCACGCGGTGGATCGTCGGCGCGCTCCCGGCCAGTTCATCCTCACCGGCTCCGCCAGTCCCGACGAGGATCCATTGCGGCACTCGGGGGCCGGCCGCATGCAGTCCTTGCTCTTGCGCACCATGACGCTGTACGAGACGGGTCATTCGACGGGTGAGGTCAGCCTGGCGAGGCTCATGAGCGGCCGTGAGCCCGAGCTCGCCGAGAGCGGCGTTGAACTGGCTGGCGTCGTGGAGCGGCTCGTCGTCGGCGGTTGGCCAGGATGGTTCGACGTGAACGAGCGCCGCGCCCGTGCCCGGATGGAGTCCTATATCCAGGACATCGTTGAGCATGAGTACGCCACGGTGGCGGGTGGGCGTCGTGATCCGCGTCGATTCCGGGCCTACCTGGTGGCGCTGGCCGGGCTGGTGTCACAGGGAGCCAGCCAAGCCGCCATCGTCAGGCGCATGCAGGAGGAGTACTCCGGGGCTCTGGGACCTGCGGCCCCGGCGGTCCTGCATGACCTGGCGGAGCGGCTCTTCCTGGTCGAGGATCAGCCCGCATGGTCGCCCCGGCTGCGCTCGGCCAGCGCTGCGGCGCAGGCGCCGACTCGCCACCTGGCTGACCCATCGCTGGCCGCCGCCCTCATGGGGGCGGGGAGTCGGAGACTCCTGACTGATCCCGAGACCCTGGGGTTCCTCTTCGAGTCCCAGGTGGTCCACGATCTGAGGGTCTATGCCCAGAGCGTCGGAGCGCGCGGGGTCTTCCACTTCCGGGACACCAAGGGCCGTGATGAGATCGACGCGGTGATCGAGGGGGCGGACGGGTCCTGGCTCGGCGTCGAGGTCAAGCTCGGGCAGGCCCGCGTCGATGAGGCTGCGGCGAATCTGCTGCGCGTGGCCGGTAAGATCGAGCGCCCGCCCTCGGGTCTGTGCGTGGTCATCCCGGTCGGCGTGGCCCACATGCGGCCCGACGGCGTGTCCGTCGTTCCGCTGTCCGTCCTGGGGCCCTGA